A genomic window from Silene latifolia isolate original U9 population chromosome 11, ASM4854445v1, whole genome shotgun sequence includes:
- the LOC141615080 gene encoding uncharacterized protein LOC141615080: MLLVNELKYSKKKHQWVPATWWETLKSKEESDLEFTKISKINATNRRSGAIDGNALVTHTLGRKSCYDVFKELGESATPHKLFEKTRKKKKGEWVNPRAAQTHAAFKEEMSRPTSIGEAPDEYRSYYNAVNGFDKKSRLFGTGDKRAEVWYEPPYNKGARRSFSYAPSMVSQIATQMNNE, encoded by the exons ATGTTGCTTGTTAATGAACTCAAATATTCAAAGAAAAAACATCAGTGGGTCCCCGCCACTTGGTGGGAGACGCTCAAGAGTAAGGAAGAATCAGATCTTGAATttaccaaaatttcaaaaataaacgCGACAAATAGAAGGTCGGGTGCTATAGACGGGAATGCATTGGTCACCCACACTCTAGGCCGGAAGAGTTGCTACGATGtattcaaggaattg GGCGAGTCCGCCACACCCCACAAGTTGTTTGAGAAGACCAGGAAAaaaaagaagggcgagtgggttaatcCTCGAGCTGCTCAGACACAC GCCGCTTTCAAGGAAGAGATGAGTCGACCAACGTCCATTGGAGAGGCTCCAGACGAGTACCGGTCGTACTACAACGCTGTCAATGGCTTTGACAAGAAGTCAAGGCTATTCGGGACCGGAGATAAAAGGGCCGAAGTGTGGTATGAACCTCCATATAACAAAGGTGCTCGTCGATCGTTCTCCTATGCTCCTAGCATGGTCTCTCAAATTGCCACACAAATGAACAATGAGTGA